One window of the Paenibacillus beijingensis genome contains the following:
- a CDS encoding 4-hydroxyphenylacetate 3-hydroxylase family protein, producing the protein MTAGDRYLKRLNDGRRVWLNGEIVPDLPSHPAFRGTVRSVAGILDLQDDPVTSRELTFTTNTGARANLAYLIPTEKEDIFRRSRSYRIWSDATFGVMSRVSGFYRAQLTGWYINRELIRSEQPHFPEKLARYYTHLRDNDLLITAAGHDPQIDRTKLASELGELYTALRIVRETEDGIVVRGAKMIATGGPYMDEIMVSPHSKKTQEEQRYAVMFAISPSHPGVHLICRESFASDNQEDHPLSSRYDEMDAVLVFDDALIPWERVFIKDDPDAIWKIRSDQLVSALSLHENIARLVSKLEFVAAVGTELAASIGITKFAHVQEKLAELYFQLESVQALLLSAEHRSKLHPLGVWVPEMQPILTAKNLGNRYYPRALEILQQLSGAGMLQVPSTLAELNGPLGPQLQNVYRGADRNAEDRVKLLKLAWELTGSGLGARHELYERFYAGDPVRTYAGQYVEYDKQPLLDKVGKRIG; encoded by the coding sequence ATGACGGCAGGCGATCGCTATTTGAAGCGGCTAAATGATGGCAGACGGGTTTGGCTGAACGGGGAGATCGTGCCGGATTTGCCCAGCCATCCCGCTTTCCGCGGCACGGTCCGTTCGGTGGCGGGCATTCTGGATTTGCAGGACGATCCTGTCACCAGTCGGGAGCTTACGTTTACGACAAATACCGGCGCGAGGGCAAACCTCGCCTATCTGATCCCGACGGAGAAGGAAGATATTTTCCGGCGGAGCCGTTCCTATCGGATTTGGTCGGACGCGACATTCGGCGTTATGAGCCGGGTCAGCGGATTTTACCGCGCCCAGTTAACCGGATGGTACATAAACAGAGAGCTGATCCGAAGCGAGCAGCCGCATTTTCCCGAGAAGCTTGCCCGTTATTATACCCATCTAAGGGACAATGATCTGCTTATTACGGCGGCCGGTCACGATCCGCAAATCGACCGCACCAAGCTGGCTTCCGAGCTCGGGGAATTGTACACGGCGCTGCGGATCGTGCGGGAGACCGAAGACGGCATTGTTGTAAGAGGAGCCAAAATGATCGCCACCGGCGGTCCGTATATGGACGAAATCATGGTGTCTCCGCATAGCAAAAAAACGCAGGAGGAGCAGCGGTACGCCGTCATGTTCGCCATTTCCCCGAGCCATCCGGGGGTTCATCTCATCTGCCGCGAATCGTTTGCTTCCGACAATCAGGAGGATCATCCGCTCAGCTCGCGTTATGACGAGATGGATGCCGTTCTCGTGTTCGACGATGCACTCATTCCGTGGGAGCGGGTGTTCATCAAGGATGACCCGGATGCAATATGGAAAATAAGGTCGGATCAGCTCGTGAGCGCGCTCAGTCTGCACGAGAATATTGCGCGGCTCGTCAGCAAGCTGGAGTTTGTGGCTGCAGTCGGGACGGAGCTTGCCGCTTCCATCGGCATTACGAAGTTCGCCCATGTGCAGGAGAAGCTGGCCGAGCTCTATTTCCAGCTGGAATCGGTCCAGGCGCTGCTGTTGTCCGCCGAGCACCGGTCGAAGCTGCACCCGCTTGGTGTCTGGGTGCCGGAAATGCAGCCGATTCTCACCGCCAAAAATTTGGGCAACCGCTACTATCCGAGAGCATTGGAAATTTTGCAGCAGCTGTCGGGCGCGGGAATGCTTCAGGTGCCTTCGACGCTGGCCGAGCTGAACGGGCCGCTCGGACCGCAGCTGCAAAATGTGTACCGCGGCGCAGACCGAAACGCGGAGGACCGGGTGAAACTGCTGAAGCTTGCCTGGGAACTGACTGGAAGCGGACTCGGCGCAAGGCATGAGCTGTACGAGCGTTTTTACGCCGGCGATCCGGTGCGCACGTATGCGGGGCAATATGTGGAATACGACAAACAGCCGCTTCTAGACAAAGTCGGGAAGAGGATCGGATGA
- a CDS encoding ABC transporter ATP-binding protein: MTTKISARQVEMHYTVRSDEGKKENISVLNDFNIDVREGEFLAILGPSGCGKSTFLNILAGLSRQTGGEITVDGEPVNGVNRKHGVVFQGYALFPWRTVQQNVEVGLQIRGVPKKERKKIALEYIQLVGLQSFANRYPHELSGGMRQRVAIARSLAYQPDVLLMDEPFAALDAQTREILQSELLRIWDAHKKTIIFITHSLDEAIFLADRVAIMTARPGTIKEIIDIPLERPRSADIRNSESFVKLRQRAWSILKDEVEQSQTLHQQVNTAVPEAEPEEEEKHDGRRSLFEAAK; this comes from the coding sequence ATGACGACAAAAATATCGGCACGTCAGGTGGAAATGCATTACACGGTACGAAGCGACGAAGGGAAGAAGGAGAACATCTCCGTCTTAAACGATTTCAACATCGACGTCAGGGAAGGCGAGTTTCTGGCCATCCTTGGCCCAAGCGGCTGCGGCAAATCGACCTTTTTGAACATATTGGCGGGACTGTCCCGTCAGACGGGCGGGGAAATAACGGTGGACGGCGAGCCGGTGAATGGCGTCAACAGGAAGCACGGCGTCGTATTTCAAGGGTACGCCCTCTTTCCTTGGCGGACCGTGCAGCAGAACGTCGAGGTAGGTCTGCAAATCCGTGGCGTCCCGAAGAAGGAGCGGAAGAAAATCGCACTGGAATATATCCAGCTGGTCGGCCTCCAGTCGTTTGCGAACCGTTACCCTCACGAGCTGTCCGGCGGTATGCGTCAGCGCGTGGCCATTGCCCGTTCACTCGCGTATCAGCCTGATGTGCTGCTAATGGATGAACCGTTCGCAGCGCTGGACGCCCAGACGCGGGAGATTTTACAGTCGGAGCTGCTTCGCATTTGGGATGCACACAAGAAGACGATTATTTTCATTACGCATAGTTTGGATGAAGCAATCTTTCTCGCCGACCGCGTTGCGATTATGACGGCCAGACCGGGAACAATTAAAGAAATCATCGACATTCCGCTTGAGCGACCGCGCAGCGCGGATATTCGCAACTCCGAGTCGTTCGTGAAGCTCCGTCAACGGGCGTGGTCCATTTTGAAGGACGAAGTGGAGCAGTCGCAGACGCTTCACCAACAAGTTAACACGGCAGTACCTGAAGCGGAACCGGAGGAGGAAGAAAAGCATGACGGCAGGCGATCGCTATTTGAAGCGGCTAAATGA
- a CDS encoding 4-hydroxyphenylacetate 3-hydroxylase C-terminal domain-containing protein produces MINALSNEAYRTEWRKVEPILNDPKHPLRRQAYLLPRTLEELRRKRSGFYEIEEGDSVFANGLADYAHSLLAGWHAQWGGGPPAALPEQAEHLSKLYRESENSGKIITTSLHPVKPLDPKEPDASVISSETGGGITIRGRQTFGSEALFADELLVFLQESGEDAPSTVVLLPASSDGLTLQSYPSLTAGVTAWFESTFVPWERVIVFRSKEGVARLLTDPSAQLLADYQWVARQLEALELVIGTAFALAEHKGLHTELHIQGDLGELIQELETLRALLHASEIGAATWDNGIILPASVPLAAAKKAGGLYYKRAIDVLQRIAGSVIADSPALSSSGERETLLQLVLKLAGSEAAFRRKQHEVYAFGDPIRQAAAFYLHYPTHRLRKRYEQFWAAASSGQTVPQEEQTFV; encoded by the coding sequence ATGATAAACGCATTGTCAAACGAAGCTTACCGTACCGAATGGCGGAAAGTGGAGCCCATTTTGAACGATCCGAAGCATCCGCTACGGCGGCAGGCTTACCTGCTTCCACGGACTTTGGAGGAACTGCGGCGGAAGCGGTCCGGCTTTTACGAAATTGAAGAAGGGGATTCCGTCTTTGCGAATGGTTTGGCGGATTATGCCCACTCGCTGCTCGCTGGCTGGCACGCCCAATGGGGAGGGGGGCCGCCGGCTGCGCTCCCGGAGCAGGCGGAGCATCTATCCAAGCTTTATCGGGAAAGCGAAAACAGCGGAAAAATCATCACCACCTCCCTGCACCCGGTCAAGCCGCTCGATCCGAAGGAGCCGGATGCATCCGTCATCTCCTCCGAAACCGGCGGCGGAATTACGATCCGGGGGCGTCAGACCTTCGGTTCTGAAGCGTTATTTGCGGACGAACTGCTTGTTTTCCTGCAGGAGAGCGGCGAGGATGCGCCGTCAACGGTTGTGCTGCTGCCTGCAAGCAGCGATGGTCTGACGCTGCAATCTTACCCGAGTTTGACTGCCGGAGTGACAGCGTGGTTTGAATCGACATTTGTACCGTGGGAGCGCGTGATCGTGTTCCGGAGCAAGGAAGGGGTAGCGCGGCTATTAACCGACCCGTCCGCCCAATTGCTTGCGGATTATCAGTGGGTGGCGAGGCAGCTGGAAGCGCTGGAGCTTGTCATCGGAACCGCGTTCGCATTGGCCGAACATAAAGGACTGCATACGGAATTGCATATTCAAGGCGACCTGGGAGAGTTGATTCAAGAACTGGAGACGCTGCGGGCGCTACTTCATGCCTCGGAAATCGGAGCCGCAACCTGGGACAACGGAATTATACTGCCGGCTTCCGTCCCGCTGGCAGCCGCCAAAAAGGCTGGCGGGTTGTATTATAAGCGGGCCATAGACGTTTTACAGCGAATTGCCGGGAGCGTCATTGCAGACTCTCCAGCTCTTTCAAGCTCGGGTGAACGGGAGACGCTGCTGCAACTGGTGCTGAAGCTGGCCGGAAGTGAGGCGGCATTCCGGCGGAAGCAGCACGAGGTGTATGCGTTCGGCGATCCGATTCGCCAAGCTGCGGCGTTCTACTTGCACTATCCTACACATCGGCTGCGGAAACGGTACGAACAATTCTGGGCTGCCGCTTCTTCCGGGCAAACCGTTCCGCAGGAGGAACAAACTTTCGTGTAA
- a CDS encoding YbaK/EbsC family protein → MSIETVKAYFAALGREEDVKEFAVSSATVELAAEALNVEPARIAKTISFHSDGDATCILVVAAGDAKVDSGKFKRHFGVKAKMLNHDEVVRLTGHAVGGVCPFANPDGAKTFMDISLQRFETVFPACGSSNSAIELQCDELYQYARAVEWVDVCKGWQLEESVG, encoded by the coding sequence ATGTCAATCGAAACAGTAAAAGCATATTTTGCCGCCTTAGGCAGAGAAGAGGACGTAAAGGAGTTCGCAGTTTCCAGTGCCACGGTTGAGCTGGCGGCTGAGGCTCTGAATGTGGAGCCGGCCCGCATTGCCAAGACCATTTCCTTCCACAGCGACGGGGACGCCACCTGTATCCTGGTCGTGGCCGCCGGCGATGCGAAGGTGGACAGCGGCAAATTCAAACGGCATTTTGGAGTAAAAGCAAAGATGCTAAACCACGATGAGGTCGTCCGTCTGACCGGCCACGCGGTCGGTGGGGTCTGTCCCTTTGCCAATCCGGATGGGGCTAAAACCTTTATGGATATTTCGCTCCAGCGATTCGAAACCGTATTTCCTGCCTGCGGCAGCAGCAATTCTGCGATCGAGCTCCAATGTGACGAGCTCTACCAGTATGCCCGTGCCGTCGAATGGGTGGACGTTTGCAAAGGCTGGCAGCTGGAAGAGTCCGTCGGCTAG
- a CDS encoding glycoside hydrolase family 32 protein, which produces MNEPHAPIYFYGQYHLFYQHNPIGPYWGNIHWGHAVSDDMVRWRDLPIALKPGQSDADPDGCWSGSAVIDDEGIPVLFYTAGNLSQSPSQLIASAKSTFQEDRDNDLIAWKKRDEPVVVQQEGQVWFGNFRDPFLWREEEIWYMLVGTGFLGVGGTAMLYTSNDLENWTYRNYFYVGNYAKYPKSGRMWELPVFLKLGQSRLGEDRYIFIVNPWFGEPSEHYNKFMYYWIGTFEKESYRFIPEEEAPQTFVFGEHFTGPSGFIEQRGRAIIFSLIQDFRTDKQQYKAGWAHCAGLPIELKWGADNQLTVAPIEELKALRKSKLLSLSDKTMEKANEALSIIQGDVLEILLELRPQSAEKYGIKLRCTADGAEETLIYYDRNMHEFNVDKTKSNLDLDVRI; this is translated from the coding sequence ATGAACGAACCTCATGCGCCGATTTATTTTTACGGACAATATCACTTGTTCTATCAGCACAACCCAATTGGTCCTTACTGGGGAAATATTCATTGGGGGCACGCGGTAAGCGACGATATGGTGAGGTGGAGAGATCTGCCGATCGCTCTGAAGCCCGGCCAATCGGATGCGGATCCTGACGGTTGCTGGTCGGGCAGCGCAGTGATAGACGATGAGGGGATTCCGGTGTTGTTTTACACCGCAGGTAACCTTTCCCAATCCCCCAGTCAGCTCATTGCATCGGCAAAAAGCACGTTCCAGGAAGACCGGGACAACGACTTAATCGCATGGAAGAAGCGGGACGAACCTGTCGTCGTTCAGCAGGAAGGGCAAGTCTGGTTCGGAAATTTCCGTGATCCTTTCCTGTGGAGGGAAGAGGAGATATGGTATATGCTCGTAGGTACCGGATTCTTGGGAGTGGGGGGAACGGCAATGCTGTATACTTCCAACGATCTTGAAAACTGGACCTACCGCAATTATTTTTATGTCGGCAACTATGCGAAGTATCCAAAGTCAGGGAGGATGTGGGAGCTGCCGGTATTTTTAAAACTCGGTCAATCTAGACTAGGCGAAGATCGGTATATTTTCATTGTTAATCCTTGGTTTGGCGAGCCGAGCGAGCATTATAACAAATTTATGTATTACTGGATCGGGACTTTCGAGAAGGAATCATACAGATTCATTCCTGAAGAAGAAGCGCCCCAGACGTTTGTTTTCGGCGAGCATTTCACAGGACCGAGCGGCTTTATTGAGCAAAGAGGCCGTGCGATTATTTTTTCGCTTATTCAGGATTTCCGTACTGATAAACAGCAATATAAAGCCGGTTGGGCACATTGCGCAGGATTGCCGATTGAACTGAAATGGGGGGCGGACAATCAGTTAACCGTGGCACCTATTGAAGAATTGAAGGCATTGCGGAAAAGCAAGCTTCTTTCGCTTTCCGATAAGACGATGGAAAAAGCAAATGAAGCACTGAGCATCATACAAGGAGATGTGCTTGAAATCCTGCTTGAGCTGCGGCCGCAGTCTGCTGAGAAATACGGCATCAAGCTCCGCTGCACAGCCGATGGCGCTGAAGAGACATTGATTTATTATGACCGGAACATGCATGAGTTCAATGTGGATAAGACGAAGTCCAATCTTGACCTTGACGTAAGAATCTGA
- a CDS encoding IclR family transcriptional regulator domain-containing protein, whose amino-acid sequence MKLRPMFVVFIAVPIHRRIRYGQLMFAKQFLDTNVAAYDLFPGQRSFVNGEIIYQAVKHIVRKFIDDEMRLIVSADHNAVSLSAPIRNYSNIVVAALSLISPNHRVQPFQLPALKSKVIAAAKEISKNLGWFGHVNKG is encoded by the coding sequence ATGAAGTTGCGGCCGATGTTTGTCGTCTTTATAGCGGTTCCGATCCATCGCCGTATCCGGTACGGGCAGCTCATGTTCGCTAAACAATTTCTTGATACTAATGTAGCTGCTTACGATCTCTTCCCGGGTCAGCGCAGTTTCGTAAATGGCGAGATCATTTATCAGGCCGTTAAACATATTGTCCGTAAATTTATCGATGATGAAATGAGGCTGATTGTTTCTGCCGATCATAATGCTGTTTCATTAAGCGCGCCGATCCGTAATTACTCCAATATCGTTGTGGCCGCCTTATCCTTGATAAGCCCGAACCATCGCGTTCAACCGTTTCAGCTTCCAGCCTTGAAAAGCAAAGTCATTGCGGCAGCCAAAGAAATTTCCAAAAATCTGGGCTGGTTCGGTCATGTGAATAAGGGTTAA
- the argS gene encoding arginine--tRNA ligase, giving the protein MLNYKTHIAEKIAALLTGADEQEIFKLLEYPPNPEMGDLSLPCFRLSKALKRPPQAIADGLSQNLKDDIIDRTDSVSGYLNIFLSRGRFAESVITRIRNEGAKYGSQEIGKGKTVVIDYSSPNIAKPFHVAHLRSTVIGNALYQIFSFLGYKCVGINHLGDWGTQFGKLIVSYRLWGSAEEVQQGTIDELLRLYVKFHEEAEKDPALEDEARAWFVKMEQGDEEALALWRWFVEISMAEFQKIYRLLGVQFDSYAGESFYNDKMEPVIQELKQKNLLEEDEGAWLIRLDQYGMAPALMLKKDGSSLYHTRDVTAAIYRKKTYHFDKAIYVTDYAQNLHFKQWFKVVDLMGYEWAGDLEHVAFGRVSIEGMSLSTRKGNVVKLEDLLYRAINKTREIIEAKNPNMENKDEVARQVGVGAVIFNDLSGNRIKDIDFSWEDALNFEGETGPYVQFTYARTCSVIRKAGGDERISLVNHDDIDASHLQNVEAVGVLKQLILFTERVEQAMQKLEPSIVTRYLIDLAQAFNRFYHGCHILVDDPALRSARLALVECVQITLQSGLRLIGLEAPEKI; this is encoded by the coding sequence TTGTTAAACTATAAGACTCATATTGCCGAAAAGATTGCTGCTTTACTAACGGGTGCAGATGAGCAAGAAATTTTCAAGCTGCTGGAATATCCGCCTAACCCGGAGATGGGTGACCTGTCGCTTCCATGCTTCCGGTTAAGTAAAGCATTGAAAAGACCTCCGCAGGCGATTGCCGACGGATTGTCACAGAACTTAAAGGATGACATCATCGATCGCACAGACTCCGTGTCCGGATATTTGAATATTTTTTTGAGCAGAGGCCGCTTTGCCGAATCGGTAATAACGAGAATTAGGAATGAGGGAGCGAAGTATGGTTCCCAGGAGATCGGAAAAGGAAAAACGGTCGTCATCGACTACTCCTCTCCCAATATCGCAAAGCCTTTTCATGTTGCTCATCTTCGGTCAACCGTTATCGGAAATGCCTTGTATCAAATTTTCTCATTCCTCGGGTACAAATGTGTTGGCATCAATCACCTCGGGGATTGGGGTACGCAGTTCGGCAAGCTTATTGTCAGTTACCGGCTTTGGGGAAGCGCGGAGGAGGTTCAACAAGGCACGATTGATGAGCTTCTCCGGCTTTATGTCAAATTTCATGAAGAAGCCGAGAAGGATCCGGCGCTGGAGGACGAAGCAAGGGCCTGGTTCGTGAAGATGGAGCAGGGGGACGAGGAAGCATTGGCGTTGTGGCGCTGGTTTGTCGAGATCAGCATGGCGGAATTCCAAAAAATCTATCGCCTGCTGGGCGTTCAGTTTGATTCTTATGCGGGCGAAAGTTTCTACAATGACAAAATGGAACCGGTCATTCAAGAGCTCAAACAGAAAAACTTGCTGGAGGAAGATGAAGGCGCCTGGCTAATTCGTCTCGACCAATACGGTATGGCACCGGCCCTCATGCTGAAGAAGGACGGCAGCTCGCTTTATCACACCCGTGATGTCACGGCAGCGATTTACAGAAAGAAAACGTATCATTTCGATAAGGCGATTTATGTAACGGATTACGCGCAAAATTTACATTTTAAACAATGGTTCAAGGTTGTAGATCTGATGGGATATGAATGGGCCGGCGACCTTGAGCATGTGGCATTCGGTCGTGTCAGTATCGAAGGAATGAGTCTGTCCACCCGGAAGGGAAACGTGGTGAAATTGGAGGATTTGCTGTATCGAGCGATCAACAAAACAAGAGAGATTATCGAAGCAAAAAATCCAAACATGGAAAATAAAGATGAGGTTGCCCGGCAAGTTGGCGTAGGCGCGGTTATCTTTAACGATTTAAGTGGAAATCGCATTAAAGATATCGATTTTTCTTGGGAAGACGCGCTTAACTTCGAAGGGGAGACAGGACCGTATGTTCAATTTACCTACGCGCGGACGTGCAGCGTGATCCGCAAGGCGGGCGGTGATGAACGGATCTCATTAGTCAACCATGATGACATCGACGCCTCCCATCTGCAGAACGTGGAAGCGGTCGGTGTGCTAAAGCAACTCATCTTATTTACCGAACGCGTGGAACAGGCGATGCAGAAGCTGGAGCCGTCAATTGTAACGCGCTACCTCATCGACTTGGCTCAAGCTTTTAACCGCTTTTACCACGGGTGCCACATTCTGGTTGATGACCCTGCATTGCGCAGTGCCCGTCTTGCATTGGTTGAATGCGTTCAAATTACATTGCAAAGCGGATTGAGACTGATCGGGTTAGAGGCACCGGAGAAAATATAA
- a CDS encoding response regulator, translating into MKLKALLVDDELPILRNLQAVIPWESLGIEVAAVATNGENALEAAQTLKPDLILSDIRMPKMDGILLLERLRERGVDSEVIILTGYMEFEYARSVLRQGARDYVLKPIDYEELERIVSRTAEDIRRKRQAEREERQRWGAAVGLAYEKMLSDALVGRTAAGQNALLESGGLNPADLAYLFLFADLDVYSREYGSREETERKLWNFAVRSAMEETLQQFGLQYAVIQLREGEWCMLLEQNGIQGEVDPECAFGYARRLQEAVRLHANQTISMSVYPSLVGLADLYQAYRSLQLSLHLNPDRNESLVMAGCSGRLDSLNVSLWDDMEQVVTSLKQMNHKRLEDAWSGLTGRLREMAGHSYVRAERYLQYLNLHLIRELSNMNLFGEHEHRDLWTRMESSGTVKELLAGIRHIADRSLEAALKRKSADVLMMKAKDYIDRNIAKDLGIDELAELLGISCSYFSMLFKQHFGETFVEYATRQRMELAQSMLAFSDKSVSQICKQVGYHERRYFTKVFLKYVGVTPSEYRESKKETS; encoded by the coding sequence ATGAAGCTTAAAGCGCTGCTTGTGGACGACGAGCTTCCGATTTTGCGCAATTTGCAGGCTGTTATTCCTTGGGAATCGCTTGGCATTGAGGTTGCGGCTGTGGCGACGAACGGCGAGAATGCGCTTGAAGCGGCGCAGACGCTGAAGCCGGACCTTATTCTGAGCGATATCCGCATGCCGAAGATGGATGGGATCCTCCTGCTTGAGCGGCTGCGCGAACGGGGCGTGGACAGCGAAGTTATCATCCTGACGGGTTATATGGAATTTGAATATGCGCGCTCCGTACTGCGTCAAGGCGCAAGGGATTATGTGCTGAAGCCGATCGATTATGAGGAATTGGAACGAATCGTCTCCCGGACCGCCGAAGACATCCGCCGGAAACGGCAGGCCGAGCGCGAAGAGCGGCAGCGGTGGGGCGCGGCTGTAGGGCTTGCCTATGAGAAAATGCTTTCCGACGCGCTTGTCGGCAGAACCGCAGCCGGGCAAAATGCGCTGCTTGAATCCGGCGGGCTTAATCCCGCCGATCTGGCCTATCTGTTCCTGTTCGCCGATCTGGACGTTTATTCGCGGGAATACGGCAGCCGTGAGGAGACCGAACGGAAACTGTGGAATTTTGCGGTACGTAGCGCGATGGAAGAGACGCTGCAGCAGTTCGGCCTCCAATACGCCGTCATACAGCTGCGCGAAGGGGAATGGTGCATGCTGCTGGAGCAAAACGGCATTCAGGGGGAAGTGGATCCGGAATGCGCTTTCGGGTATGCACGCCGGCTGCAGGAAGCGGTGCGGCTTCATGCGAACCAGACGATCAGCATGTCGGTTTACCCGTCGCTTGTCGGCCTCGCAGATTTGTATCAGGCTTACCGAAGCTTGCAGCTGTCGCTCCATTTGAATCCGGACCGGAATGAGTCGCTCGTGATGGCGGGCTGTTCAGGACGGCTGGACAGCTTGAACGTGTCGCTTTGGGATGACATGGAGCAGGTGGTCACAAGCTTGAAGCAGATGAACCACAAGCGGCTTGAAGATGCGTGGTCTGGGCTGACCGGACGTTTAAGGGAAATGGCGGGACATTCGTATGTGCGCGCAGAACGGTATTTACAGTATTTGAACCTGCATTTGATCCGAGAGCTGAGCAATATGAATCTGTTTGGCGAGCACGAGCACCGCGATCTGTGGACCCGGATGGAGTCGAGCGGCACGGTCAAGGAGCTGCTTGCCGGGATCCGGCACATTGCGGACCGGAGCTTGGAAGCTGCGCTCAAGCGCAAATCCGCCGATGTGCTCATGATGAAGGCAAAGGATTATATTGACCGCAACATCGCCAAAGATTTAGGCATCGACGAGCTTGCGGAGCTGCTGGGCATCAGCTGCAGTTACTTCAGCATGCTGTTCAAGCAGCATTTCGGCGAAACGTTCGTGGAATACGCAACGAGACAGCGGATGGAGCTCGCCCAGTCGATGCTGGCCTTCAGCGACAAGAGCGTTTCGCAAATCTGCAAGCAGGTCGGATATCACGAAAGGCGCTATTTTACAAAGGTGTTTCTGAAGTATGTCGGCGTGACCCCTTCGGAATACCGGGAATCGAAAAAAGAAACGAGCTGA